The window CGGCTCGACGTCGTCCTGCAGCCGGCTGAGGGCATCGAGGTAAGTCGACGGGAGCAGGTCGGCCCGGGTGGAGAGGATCTGCCCGAGCTTGATGTAGGCGGGGCCGAGCTCTTCGAGATCGCGCGCCAGCTCTTTCGCGGGTGCCTCGGCGCCCGCCGCCGGGGGAGGCGCGTCCGCGTCGAGGCTGCGCGCGATGTCGCCACGACCGTATTTCCACAGGAGCGTGGCGATGTCCTTGTATCGAGACACGTGTTTCGGCTTCAGCGAAAGGGCCATGCCGGAAGAAATGCAAGGACCGGGCCGGGTGGCCGAAGAGGCCAGTTTCGAGGCGGTCAGCCGTTCGGCGGGCGATCCGTCCCGCCGGCGTCCGCCTCGCGCCCCGTGATCAGCCGCGCGCCGCGCTGCCACGTGAGGTAGGCCCACGCCCACTCGAACATGACCAGGAGCCGGTTCCGGAATCCGATCAGGAAGAAGATGTGGATCCCGAGCCAGGCCGCCCACGCGAAGAACCCCGAGATCTTCCACCCGCGGATGTCCGCCACGGCCGCGCTCCTGCCGATCGTGGCCAGCGTCCCCTTGTCGACATAGTGGAACGGGATCGTCGGCCTTCCGGCGATCCGGCGGCGGATCGAGCGGGCCGCGTGGCGCCCCTCCTGCATGGCCGCGGGAGCGAGGCCGGGAACGGGGCGGCCCTCCTGCTCGACCGCGGCGAGGTCTCCCGCAACGAAGATCTCGGGGTGCCCCGGAACGGAGAGGTCGGGCTCGACCCGGACGCGTCCCTGCCGGTCGAGCGGAACGCCGAGCGATCTTCCGAGCGGCGAGGCGGCGACTCCGGCGGCCCAGAGCGCGGTGCGAGCGCCGATCCGCTCCGTTCCGAGCCAGACGGCCTCCTCGTCGATCTTCGTCACGCGGGCTCCCGTGCGGATCGTCACCCCGAGGGATTCCAGCTGCCGCGCCGCCTTCGCCGAGAGCTCGGGCGGAAAACCGGGAAGGACGCGCTCCGCGGCCTCGACGAGGACGACGGCGGCCTGCGCCGGGTCGATGTCGCGGAAGTCGCGAACGAGCGAGTGGCGGGCGATTTCCGAGAGCGCCCCGGCGAGCTCGACGCCGGTCGGACCTCCTCCGACGACGACGAACGTGAGGAGCTCCCGGCGGGCGGCGGCATTCGTCTCCCACTCCGCGCGCTCGAACGCCAGGAGGACGCGCCGCCGGATTTCGAGCGCATCGTCCACCGTCTTCAACCCCGGCGCGTGGGGACGCCATTCGTCGTGGCCGAAGTACGAGTCTCCCGCTCCCGACGCCACGATCAGGAAGTCGTAGCCGAGATCGCGCCCGTCGACGCGGAGCCTGCGGCCGGAGGGATCGATCGACGTCACTTCGCCGAGAAGGACCGTCGTGTTCTTCCGGGCGCGCACGACGCTCCGGATCGGCGCGGCGATGTCGCTCGGGTTCAACGCGGCGGTCGCGACCTGGTAGAGGAGCGGCTGGAAGAGATGGTGGTTCCGGCGATCGACGATCGTGAGCCGCACGGGAGCGGCCGCGAGCTCCCGCGCCGCCGCGAGTCCCGCGAATCCTCCACCGATCAGCACGACGTGCGGGCGGGCGGAATCCGCGGGGGCGCGGCCGGACACGGTCGACGACGTCACGGCGGCAGAATATCGCCGTCGCGCGATACACTCTCCGGGTTCGGAAGGAGGCGGCATGCGCGGCGCGCGTCTTCTCGTTCTCACCCTGGTCGCCGGGCTCCTGTCCGCGGCGACGCCGGCGGCTCCCGGAGGGAAGGCGATCCCGCTTCCCGAAGGCTCGGGCGGCATCGGCCTCGACGACATGGGATGGGCGCCTTCGCTCTCCCGCATCGTCGTTCCGGCGGGGCGGACGGGCCGCATCGACCTGATCGATCCCGCCGGGGGCCCGATGATCGAGATCGGCGGGTTCCGCGTGTCGGCGGCCGGGGCCGGCCACGGCGAGGGGACCACGTCCGCCTCCGAGGGAGCCGGCCTGCTGTTCGCGACCGACCGGACCGCGGGCGAGGTCGTCGCCGTCGACGAGAAGGAACGGAAGATCGTCTCGCGCGCGAAGCTCGCCGGAGGACCCGACTACGTGCGCTGGGTCGAGGCCACCCACGAGATCTGGGTGACCGAACCCGACGGCGAGAAGATCGAGATCTTCCGGCTCGGCTCCGGCTTCCCGCCCACCATCGAGCACGTCGGTTTCGTTTCCGTTCCCGGCGGTCCGGAGTCGCTCGCGATCGACGGAGCGCGGGGAAGGGCGTACGCGAATCTCTGGAAGGCGGAAACCGTGGCGATCGACCTGAAAGCGCGGAGCGTCGCCGCGCGGTGGAAGAACGGCTGCGGCGGCGCCCGCGGCCTCGCCCTCGATCGCCGGCGCGGGTTCCTCTTCGCCGCGTGCACCGAGGGGCGCGTCGTCTCCCTCGACGTCGAAAACGGAAAGACCCTGTCGTCGGTCGCCGCGCCGAACGGCATCGACATCATCGACTACAACTCCGCGCTCGGCCATCTCTACGTCCCGGGAGCCAAGGACGCGCAGCTCGCGGTCGTTTCGGTCTCGAAGTCGGGAGAGCTCGCGGCTCTCGGGCGTTTCCCGACGGCCCCGCGCGCGCATTGCGTGGCGTCCGAGCCGGGCGGCGGGATCTACGTCTGCGACCCGCCGCACGGCGCCGTCATCGTCCTCCGGGACACGTTCCCGGGAGGAACGCCGTAACGGCGCGCCCCTCTGGCGCGCCGCGTGCAGGCGCGCCCGTTCGAACGCGATGATGCCGCTCCTGTGCGCCCTGCTCCTCGCCGCGGCTTCTCCCGCGCCCCTGACGCTCGACGACGCGATCCGGCTCGCGCACGAGGCCAACGCGAAGCTCCCCCAGGCCGCTCTGGAGCGGGACTCCGCCGAGGAGAAGATCCGGGAGGCGCGGGCGGAACGGTGGATGAAGGTCGCGATCGACGGAGATTTCCTGTACGCCCCGCCGGGCGGATACGACCCGGTCGTGACGAACGCCGGCGAGGCCCGCCTGCAGCTCACGGCGAAGCAACCGCTCCTCGACGGCGGCGCCCGCCGGGCGGCGATCTCGAAGGCGGGCGCGGACCGGGACGCGGCGACCGCCCGCTACCGGGTGGCCGAGAAGGATCTCGACGTCGAGGTGACGAGCCGGTTCGCCGAGCTCGTCGAGGCGGGCGACGAAGCGGAGGCGCGCCGCGGCGGGATCGAAAGGCTGAGTCGATACCGGACGACGCTCGAGAGCCGGAAGGCGTCGGGGCAGGGCGTCGCCGCGGACCTGCTCAAGACCGACGTCCGGCTCGCGTCGGACGAGGCGGACGCCATCGACGCCGACGCGCGCGCGGAGGAAGCGCGAACGGAGCTGAACGTGCTCATGGGCCGCGCTCCGGAGGCGCCGCTGACGGTGGTCGCTCCGCCGATTCCGGCGGCCGCTCCCGCCGCGTCCGGGCCGCCGCCCGCATCGCCCGAAGTCCGCGAGGCCTAGGCGCTCGCGCGCGGCGCCGACGCCGACGTCGTCGCCGCGGAGGCCGAGCGCAAGCCCCATCTCTTCGCGTCGGCGGACGCCGGATGGTGGGGCTCCGACACGACGCGCTGGTCGATCGAGCGCTGGCGTCAGGACGCGGGCTTCTCGCTCGGAATGCAGGTGTCCTGGCTCCTCTGGGATTTCGGGGCCTCGGACGCGCGGATCGCTCGCGCGCGAATCGAGGGACGCCGGGCGCGGCTCGAAATCCTCGCGCGGGAACGCGAAGCCGCGCTCCAGCGGGCGAAGGCCCGGGCGACGGCCGAGGCCCTTCGCCGGCAGATCGACGTGCTCACGCGGGCGGCGCCGGCCGCGCGCGATTCGTGGCTGGAAGCCGAAAGCCGATACCGCGGGGGCGCCGCGTCCGCGCTCGAGGTGATCGACGCGTACGCGGCGGCGATCGACGCCTCGATCAAGCTCGCGCAGGCGGAGTCCCGCCTGCGGATCGCGGAGGCGCTCGAGAAACGATGGGAGACGCCATGACCTTCCGAGCGCGCCTTTCGACGCTCCTCCTGGCGGCGATCCTCGCGTCCGGGTGCGGCGGGAGCGCGACGGACCCGAAGAAGGAGCAGTCCTCCGCCCCCGGGCCGGCGACGCCCGTCCGCGTCGCTCCGGTCGAGAAAGCGACGCTCGCCGAGATCGTCTCCGCTCCCGGCAAGATCACCGCGATGTCGCAGGAGAAGGTCCGCGCCCCGTTTGCCGGCACGCTCGTCGAGTTCACCGTCACGGACGGCGACCGCGTGCGCCGCGGCCAGATCGTGGGGAGCGTGGTCGCGCGGGACAGCGAAGCGGCGCTCGCGGGAGCCCGCGAGATGGAGCGGGAGGCGAAGTCCGACGCCGAGCGGCGTGACGCCGCCCGCGCCGTCGAGCTCGCGCGGCGGAACCTCGTCCGGGCGCCTCTGGCCGTCGCGTCCGACGGGATCGTGGTCTCTCACGCCGCGAGCGCTGGCGACCGGGTTTCCGAGGACGAGGAGATCCTGTCGATCGCCGAGACGAAGTCTCTCGTGGTCCTCGCGGACGTCCCGCAGGCGCAACTCCCGAAGATCCGCGCCGGCGAGGCGGTGCAGATCGAGATCCCCGGGCGTCCGCCGGCCGGCGGGAGAGTGCACGGCATCCTCGCGGAATCCGGCCCTTCGGATCTGACGGCGCCGGTACGCATCGATCTCGACGCCGCGCCGGGAATGGCCGTCGGCCTGTTCGCGACCGCGCGGATCACGGTCGCCGAGCGGCGCGACGTCCCGTCCGTGCCGGACGCCGCCGTCGTCCGGGACGACGTGACCGGAGCGTCGCGCGTCGCCGTCGCGGGAGCCGACGGGAAGGCGCACTGGATCGCCGTGACGCCCGGGATCGCGCAGAACGGCCGTACGGAGATCGCCGCCCCCCCGCTCGATCCCGCGATTCGCGTGATCGTCTCGGGGCAGGCGGGTCTCCCCGAGGGCACTCCGGTGGCGCCGTCGCGATGAGCCTCGCGCGACTGGCGCGGGACCGGGGCGCGGCCGTCTTCCTCGTCGTCGCCGTTCTCGTGGCGGGCGGGGTCTTCGAGGCGTTGCGCTCGCCGGCCTCGATCTTTCCGGCGGTCACGTTCCCGATCGTCAAGGTCATCGCGGACGTCGGCGAGGAGCCCGCTTCGCGGATGATGCCGACGTCGACGCGCCCCCTCGAGGAGGCGGTCCTCCGCGTTCCCGGCGTGCGCCGGGTCCTCTCGGCGACGTCGCGCGGCTCGACCGAGATGAGCGCGGAGTTCTCGTGGGGAACCGACATGCGGCAGGCGCTCCAGCGCGTGCAGGCGGAGGTCGAGCGCATCCGCCCCGACCTGCCTCCGGACGCCAAGGTCGACGTCGAATGGATGAGCACGTCGATCTTTCCGATCCTCGGCTACGCCCTCACGTCCGACACGGAGTCGCAGGCGTCGCTCTGGGAGCTCGCCGAATACACGCTGAAGCCCGCCCTCATCCGGATTCCGGGCGTGGCGCAGGTGCAGATCCAGGGCGGCCGCCGGCGCGAGTTCCAGGTCCGTCTGGATCCGGCGGCCCTCGCGGGAAGGAGGCTCTCGGCGCGCGACGTCGTCGACGCGATCCGGAAGAACAACGACGTCGAATCGGCCGGCCTGCTCGAGTCGAACCACGAGCTGTATCTCTCCCTCGTCGACGGCCGCGCACGGGGCATCGACGAACTCGCCGCGCTGCCGGTTCCGCTCCCCGGCGAAGGCGTGCCGGCGCGGCTTTCGGACCTCGGGACCGTCGCCTCCGGCGACGCCTTCTCGCCGGTCCGGACGACCGCCGACGGCCGGCCCGCCGTTCTCGTCAACATCGTCCAGCAGCCCTCGGCGAACACCGTCGCGATCGCGCGCGGCGTGTCCGACCTCCTCCGCCGGGAGCCGGGATTGATCCCGAGGGGAGTCCGCTGGACCAATTTCTACGATCAGGCCGCGTTCGTCTCGGGGTCGGTCGGCGGCGCCCGGGACGCGATCCTGATCGGCGTCGGACTCGCGGTGCTGGTCCTCTTCTTCTTCCTGCGGGACTGGCGCCTCACCGCGATCGCCGCGGCGACGATCCCGGTCTGCGTCGCGATCGTCCTGCTCGGACTCGCGGCGGCCGGTCAGACGATCAACCTCATGACCCTCGGCGGCATCGCGGCGGCGATCGGCCTCATCGCCGACGACGCGATCGTCGTCGTCGAGGACATCCAGCACGGCGCCCACGCGTCGGGCGGCGAGCTCGCCGAGGACCTCGGGATCTCGCGCTTTCTCCC of the Thermoanaerobaculia bacterium genome contains:
- a CDS encoding HlyD family efflux transporter periplasmic adaptor subunit, producing the protein MTFRARLSTLLLAAILASGCGGSATDPKKEQSSAPGPATPVRVAPVEKATLAEIVSAPGKITAMSQEKVRAPFAGTLVEFTVTDGDRVRRGQIVGSVVARDSEAALAGAREMEREAKSDAERRDAARAVELARRNLVRAPLAVASDGIVVSHAASAGDRVSEDEEILSIAETKSLVVLADVPQAQLPKIRAGEAVQIEIPGRPPAGGRVHGILAESGPSDLTAPVRIDLDAAPGMAVGLFATARITVAERRDVPSVPDAAVVRDDVTGASRVAVAGADGKAHWIAVTPGIAQNGRTEIAAPPLDPAIRVIVSGQAGLPEGTPVAPSR
- a CDS encoding NAD(P)/FAD-dependent oxidoreductase — encoded protein: MTSSTVSGRAPADSARPHVVLIGGGFAGLAAARELAAAPVRLTIVDRRNHHLFQPLLYQVATAALNPSDIAAPIRSVVRARKNTTVLLGEVTSIDPSGRRLRVDGRDLGYDFLIVASGAGDSYFGHDEWRPHAPGLKTVDDALEIRRRVLLAFERAEWETNAAARRELLTFVVVGGGPTGVELAGALSEIARHSLVRDFRDIDPAQAAVVLVEAAERVLPGFPPELSAKAARQLESLGVTIRTGARVTKIDEEAVWLGTERIGARTALWAAGVAASPLGRSLGVPLDRQGRVRVEPDLSVPGHPEIFVAGDLAAVEQEGRPVPGLAPAAMQEGRHAARSIRRRIAGRPTIPFHYVDKGTLATIGRSAAVADIRGWKISGFFAWAAWLGIHIFFLIGFRNRLLVMFEWAWAYLTWQRGARLITGREADAGGTDRPPNG
- a CDS encoding TolC family protein, with translation MMPLLCALLLAAASPAPLTLDDAIRLAHEANAKLPQAALERDSAEEKIREARAERWMKVAIDGDFLYAPPGGYDPVVTNAGEARLQLTAKQPLLDGGARRAAISKAGADRDAATARYRVAEKDLDVEVTSRFAELVEAGDEAEARRGGIERLSRYRTTLESRKASGQGVAADLLKTDVRLASDEADAIDADARAEEARTELNVLMGRAPEAPLTVVAPPIPAAAPAASGPPPASPEVREA